A single Orcinus orca chromosome 2, mOrcOrc1.1, whole genome shotgun sequence DNA region contains:
- the SAMD15 gene encoding sterile alpha motif domain-containing protein 15, translating into MIEAWARRLVCVTAEVPEGYDSGPGEDEDLQPERPKLQSLKVTEDVEPGSMEEAGPELPVGTDQEPQPETQKEGFKEETPASAKNIHLRLKPTWTSEEEAPQKSKTDISSEIELGIPKEVKSETSRQIEVELFKDLEVLVDEKHGEPEEEAKPDVTEDMLIEAAKETDLELRKEAEAEVPGATISETRLELVEGTKLEVWEESLREQHGKTGLEPTEQTKPEFPSEKLRRSIEEADLQPPKMTTPEIPEETQSKSPEEKRTEPHEQAIPEFPEEKPSMSTEETQRKSTAEKVLEPPEDTKSPDQKDKQKKSTEETGLAPSQKSRSEETLRESTEEQVPEPPEQTKPEFPKKEPRKSTEETGQVPPQKIVPEVQEKTQTEPTKKIDSELPYKAKPLLRIETCVEFAKEDRPEPIRLKCSVDRDEPEYSDYQTRKLLVKETKDVSKDSVLESLPISEVDSVNIDYEFSKELQNLFQFSDTNYEFYSYYSESQRDLKESSNEKKDLSPESVTLVPKDKETQPKKSTDLQFEYLEWSPEKVAEWICQLGFPQYKECFTTNFISGRKLIHVNCSNLPQMGITDFEDMKVISQHTRELLGIEEPLFTRSISLPYRDNIGLFLEQKSHSGVKSDSLTLSEFVQAVGLQDSAPEITTPEEDAALCSIEP; encoded by the exons ATGATC GAGGCCTGGGCGCGTCGGCTAGTCTGCGTCACGGCTGAAGTCCCAGAAGGTTACGATTCCGGCCCCGGTGAAGATGAAGACCTGCAGCCTGAGAGACCAAAACTTCAGTCTCTTAAGGTGACTGAAGATGTCGAACCAGGCAGCATGGAAGAGGCAGGGCCAGAGCTGCCTGTAGGGACTGACCAAGAGCCACAACCAGAGACGCAAAAAGAGGGCTTCAAAGAGGAGACACCGGCGAGTGCTAAGAATATACACCTACGTCTGAAACCCACCTGGACGTCCGAGGAAGAGGCTCCCCAAAAGTCCAAGACAGACATTTCTAGCGAGATTGAGCTAGGGATTCCCAAAGAGGTAAAGTCGGAGACATCCAGACAGATAGAAGTAGAGCTTTTCAAGGATTTGGAGGTCCTTGTGGACGAAAAGCATGGGGAGCCAGAGGAGGAAGCCAAACCAGATGTCACAGAGGATATGCTCATAGAGGCAGCTAAGGAAACAGATCTAGAGCTACGAAAGGAAGCCGAGGCTGAGGTTCCAGGGGCCACAATCAGTGAGACAAGATTAGAGTTAGTAGAGGGGACCAAACTAGAGGTTTGGGAGGAGTCACTTAGAGAGCAACATGGAAAGACGGGTCTGGAACCTACAGAGCAGACCAAACCGGAATTTCCAAGTGAGAAACTAAGAAGATCAATTGAAGAGGCAGATCTTCAGCCACCAAAGATGACCACACCAGAGATTCCAGAGGAGACACAAAGTAAGTCACCTGAGGAGAAAAGGACAGAGCCACATGAGCAGGCCATACCAGAGTTTCCAGAAGAGAAACCAAGTATGTCTACTGAGGAGACACAAAGAAAGTCAACTGCAGAGAAAGTTCTAGAGCCACCAGAGGACACCAAATCTCCAGATCAAAAAGATAAGCAGAAAAAATCAACTGAGGAGACAGGTCTAGCACCATCACAGAAGTCCAGATCAGAGGAGACACTAAGAGAGTCAACTGAGGAGCAAGTTCCAGAGCCACCAGAACAGACTAAACCAGAGTTTCCAAAGAAAGAACCGAGAAAGTCAACTGAAGAAACAGGTCAGGTGCCACCACAGAAGATCGTACCAGAGGTGCaagagaagacacaaacagaGCCAACTAAGAAGATAGATTCAGAGTTACCATATAAAGCCAAACCACTACTTAGAATAGAGACATGTGTAGAATTTGCCAAGGAAGATAGGCCAGAACCAATCAGACTTAAGTGTTCTGTAGACAGAGATGAGCCAGAGTACTCTGACTATCAAACAAGAAAGTTGTTAGTAAAAGAAACTAAAGACGTTTCAAAAGACTCTGTGTTAGAGTCTCTTCCAATAAGTGAAGTAGACTCAGTGAATATAGATTATGAGTTTTCTAAAGAACTCCAAAATCTGTTTCAGTTTTCTGATACCAATTATGAATTCTACTCATATTACTCTGAGTCTCAGAGGGATTTAAAAGAGTCCTCTAATGAAAAGAAAGATCTGTCCCCAGAGTCAGTGACACTGGTACCTAAAGATAAAGAAACCCAGCCAAAAAAAAGTACTGACCTACAATTTGAGTATCTTGAATGGAGCCCAGAGAAAGTTGCAGAGTGGATTTGCCAGCTAGGCTTCCCTCAATACAAG GAGTGTTTTACCACAAACTTCATCAGTGGCCGAAAACTCATCCACGTAAACTGCTCAAACCTCCCTCAGATGGGTATAACAGATTTCGAGGACATGAAG GTAATTTCTCAGCATACCCGGGAGCTACTGGGAATTGAAGAGCCATTATTCACACGCTCTATCAGCCTTCCCTACAGGGACAATATTGGCTTATTTTTAGAGCAAAAATCTCATAGTGGAGTTAAATCTGATTCCTTGACCTTGTCTGAATTTGTGCAAGCAGTGGGATTACAGGATTCTGCTCCAGAAATAACCACCCCTGAAGAGGATGCAGCATTATGTTCCATTGAACCATAG